A stretch of DNA from Clostridium sp. JN-9:
CATGTTCTACGCTGATATAAGAATCTTTGAATTTTTTTGTTTCACTTTCAGCCTTTATAAAAACCTCTTCAAATCGTCTTGTAGCATATACACCACCAGATTCGGCACCCTCACCTGTGACCTTTGGGTACCTTTGAAGAACTTCATTCGTATAATTATTTAACTTGTTTACATCTACACCCATTTTGCTGAATATATTTGGAATCAGTCCATCCTGCTGATTTAAAAGTGAACTAAACAAATGAATTACATCTAACTGCTGGTTATTATTTTTTACTGCTATAACCTGAGCATCGTTAATGGCTTGTTGTACTTTTATGGTTAATTTTTCAATATCCATAATAACCCTCCTTTGTTAACTTTAAATATACTCTTATTATATCCAACTGATTAGTCTGTACAACAGCTGGCAAAATTAATTAACACATTATTAAAAAATACCCTAGGAAGCCCTAAAGTATCTATAAAACAAATAATGCCTAAATAAACTTTTATAATTTTTTTTCAAGTTTTATGGCTAAATTAAAATACTTTAGGGAATCATATGTATCTCCAAGCTTATAATATAAATCTCCAAGCTTTAAATATCTTTTATAAATATCCTGATTGTTTCCAAACTTTCTAAGTGCATCAAAAGATAAATTCATGTACATTTCTGCCATATCATAGCTTTCCTGCTTCTCTAAAATAATTGACTTGAAATAATATGCCCTTTCTACCAGCTTTAAGTTGTCTAATTTAATAGCATAATTCAGAGCATCATCACATACACTTTGAGATAAATCCAATATATTATTTTCAACCAGTTCCCCTATTACCAAAATCATAAATCGCACATATTTTTCTTCGTCATTTCTTGGATAGGTTTGTAAAGCTCTATTTATATACTCCAGTGCTTTTTCAGTTGAACCAACTTCAAACATTACTGCGGCATAATTATAAATTGCCAATGCCTTGTGTGCAGCATCATCCTTATAAAGCTCATAAGACTTAGCCTCATATTCCTCAAATTTGCCTTTATCCATCCTGATTGACAATAAAGCCAGCATGTGATAGGCCTCAGCTTTATGCAGATCAGAGTCCATATAATCACACAAATCAATGAGCCTGACAGATATTTCATAGGCTCTTTCATAATCTTCAAGCATTACATAACATGCTGACTCATTATATGTAGCTTTAGCAAGTATCATATTATTACCGTTTTTTCTTGATGATTTTCTCACATTGTTGTAGTAATTTGCCGCCTGAGCAAATTCTGAAGTAGTAAAAAAATACCTGGCCACATCCATATAATAATCAGTTGCATTTTTTTCTATATCTGACTTCTGCCAATAGTCATAGTATTTTGATGTATTTATCTGAAGTTTTTCTAACTTGCCTGAGTCCAGATAGTAATTGAAAAGCCTGTGCATTACTTCAAAAGCCAGATCAAAATATGAGTATTCCTCTGCATATTTAAGATTGTATTCCAATAAGTTTTCATAATCATGTCTTTTCTTTGAATTCTCAAGTACCTTTAAATTATTGGTAATTTGTTCTTTTACTCCCTCTTTAAGATAATCACTTTTGAGAGAAAGCTTTCCTGAAATTAATTCCAATACCTCATCATCGGGCTTAATTTTATCATTTTCGATACAGCTCATTTTAGAAACTGATATTTTGTTATCACATATATCCTTTAAAGTAAGCCCTTTATAAATTCTTGCCCTTTTAATTTTTTGTCCAGTTGA
This window harbors:
- a CDS encoding helix-turn-helix transcriptional regulator; translated protein: MEILSTGQKIKRARIYKGLTLKDICDNKISVSKMSCIENDKIKPDDEVLELISGKLSLKSDYLKEGVKEQITNNLKVLENSKKRHDYENLLEYNLKYAEEYSYFDLAFEVMHRLFNYYLDSGKLEKLQINTSKYYDYWQKSDIEKNATDYYMDVARYFFTTSEFAQAANYYNNVRKSSRKNGNNMILAKATYNESACYVMLEDYERAYEISVRLIDLCDYMDSDLHKAEAYHMLALLSIRMDKGKFEEYEAKSYELYKDDAAHKALAIYNYAAVMFEVGSTEKALEYINRALQTYPRNDEEKYVRFMILVIGELVENNILDLSQSVCDDALNYAIKLDNLKLVERAYYFKSIILEKQESYDMAEMYMNLSFDALRKFGNNQDIYKRYLKLGDLYYKLGDTYDSLKYFNLAIKLEKKL